The Amaranthus tricolor cultivar Red isolate AtriRed21 chromosome 6, ASM2621246v1, whole genome shotgun sequence genome has a segment encoding these proteins:
- the LOC130816135 gene encoding uncharacterized protein LOC130816135 isoform X1 — protein sequence MTKYQNVENNHGGIDNGVILGVDGGATSTVCVCLPFLPFSDSNLPDPLPILSRAVAGCSNFNSIGEDAARDTLEHVIDEALSLAYLSRVAVRAICLAVSGVNHPKDQEKVLNWMRKIFSSPVKFSVYNDAAAALASGTMGKLHGCVLISGTGSISYGITEDGKEARAGGGGPVLGDWGSGYGIAARALTAVLRAQDGRGPNTMLCNSILHTLGLSSPDELIGWTYADPSWARIAALAPVVITSAEADDEIANKILVEAVEELATCVKSVVQRLHLCGQDKNGIFPVVLVGGILEANTKWDIARETINCIRQEYPGAYPIRPKVEPAVGAALLALNLLSAKGNASENGPNGCTAKFVNGVENQHDI from the exons ATGACCAAGTACCAAAATGTTGAAAATAATCATGGAGGTATTGACAATGGAGTAATCTTAGGGGTAGACGGTGGAGCCACTTCAACAGTATGTGTTTGTCTCCCATTTTTGCCTTTTTCCGATTCAAATCTCCCTGACCCATTACCAATTCTTTCCCGTGCTGTTGCTGGCTGCTCTAATTTCAATAGTATTGGAG AAGATGCAGCAAGGGATACATTAGAGCATGTTATAGATGAAGCTCTTTCTCTGGCATATTTAAGTCGAGTAGCAGTTCGTGCTATTTGTTTGGCAGTATCAGGTGTTAACCATCCTAAAGATCAAGAGAAAGTTTTGAATTGGATGAG GAAAATATTCAGCAGCCCTGTGAAATTTTCAGTATACAATGATGCTGCAGCTGCACTTGCTAGTGGCACAATGGGAAAACTTCATGGTTGTGTTTTAATTTCTGGAACAGGAAGCATTTCTTATGGTATTACAGAAGATGGAAAGGAAGCTCGCGCTGGTGGTGGTGGACCAGTTCTTGGTGATTGGGGAAG TGGCTATGGAATTGCTGCTCGAGCTCTGACGGCAGTCCTGAGGGCACAGGATGGCCGTGGTCCAAACACAATGCTTTGCAATAGTATTTTGCATACCCTTGGGCTATCTTCTCCTGATGAACTTATTGG GTGGACATATGCAGATCCTTCATGGGCGCGTATTGCTGCACTTGCACCTGTGGTGATAACTTCTGCAGAAGCTGATGATGAGATCGCAAACAAAATTTTGGTGGAAGCAGTTGAAGAATTGGCTACATGTGTCAAATCTGTTGTCCAGAGACTTCATTTGTGTGGTCAAG ATAAAAATGGCATCTTTCCAGTTGTTTTGGTTGGTGGTATCTTAGAAGCTAATACGAAATGGGATATAGCAAGAGAAACAATTAATTGCATTAGACAAGAGTACCCGGGTGCTTATCCCATTAGACCAAAG GTTGAACCTGCAGTTGGTGCAGCTTTGTTGGCGTTGAACCTCTTATCAGCAAAAGGAAATGCAAGTGAAAATGGTCCAAATGGATGTACTGCTAAGTTTGTTAATGGAGTGGAGAATCAACATGACATCTGA
- the LOC130816135 gene encoding uncharacterized protein LOC130816135 isoform X2 has protein sequence MTKYQNVENNHGGIDNGVILGVDGGATSTVCVCLPFLPFSDSNLPDPLPILSRAVAGCSNFNSIGEDAARDTLEHVIDEALSLAYLSRVAVRAICLAVSGVNHPKDQEKVLNWMRKIFSSPVKFSVYNDAAAALASGTMGKLHGCVLISGTGSISYGITEDGKEARAGGGGPVLGDWGSGYGIAARALTAVLRAQDGRGPNTMLCNSILHTLGLSSPDELIGWTYADPSWARIAALAPVVITSAEADDEIANKILVEAVEELATCVKSVVQRLHLCGQDKNGIFPVVLVGGILEANTKWDIARETINCIRQEYPGAYPIRPKGYSKETPLKVGIIHASSKVVLL, from the exons ATGACCAAGTACCAAAATGTTGAAAATAATCATGGAGGTATTGACAATGGAGTAATCTTAGGGGTAGACGGTGGAGCCACTTCAACAGTATGTGTTTGTCTCCCATTTTTGCCTTTTTCCGATTCAAATCTCCCTGACCCATTACCAATTCTTTCCCGTGCTGTTGCTGGCTGCTCTAATTTCAATAGTATTGGAG AAGATGCAGCAAGGGATACATTAGAGCATGTTATAGATGAAGCTCTTTCTCTGGCATATTTAAGTCGAGTAGCAGTTCGTGCTATTTGTTTGGCAGTATCAGGTGTTAACCATCCTAAAGATCAAGAGAAAGTTTTGAATTGGATGAG GAAAATATTCAGCAGCCCTGTGAAATTTTCAGTATACAATGATGCTGCAGCTGCACTTGCTAGTGGCACAATGGGAAAACTTCATGGTTGTGTTTTAATTTCTGGAACAGGAAGCATTTCTTATGGTATTACAGAAGATGGAAAGGAAGCTCGCGCTGGTGGTGGTGGACCAGTTCTTGGTGATTGGGGAAG TGGCTATGGAATTGCTGCTCGAGCTCTGACGGCAGTCCTGAGGGCACAGGATGGCCGTGGTCCAAACACAATGCTTTGCAATAGTATTTTGCATACCCTTGGGCTATCTTCTCCTGATGAACTTATTGG GTGGACATATGCAGATCCTTCATGGGCGCGTATTGCTGCACTTGCACCTGTGGTGATAACTTCTGCAGAAGCTGATGATGAGATCGCAAACAAAATTTTGGTGGAAGCAGTTGAAGAATTGGCTACATGTGTCAAATCTGTTGTCCAGAGACTTCATTTGTGTGGTCAAG ATAAAAATGGCATCTTTCCAGTTGTTTTGGTTGGTGGTATCTTAGAAGCTAATACGAAATGGGATATAGCAAGAGAAACAATTAATTGCATTAGACAAGAGTACCCGGGTGCTTATCCCATTAGACCAAAG GGATATTCTAAGGAAACACCCctcaaagttggtattattcatgctTCATcaaaagttgtattattgtag
- the LOC130816135 gene encoding uncharacterized protein LOC130816135 isoform X3, translating to MTKYQNVENNHGGIDNGVILGVDGGATSTVCVCLPFLPFSDSNLPDPLPILSRAVAGCSNFNSIGEDAARDTLEHVIDEALSLAYLSRVAVRAICLAVSGVNHPKDQEKVLNWMRKIFSSPVKFSVYNDAAAALASGTMGKLHGCVLISGTGSISYGITEDGKEARAGGGGPVLGDWGSGYGIAARALTAVLRAQDGRGPNTMLCNSILHTLGLSSPDELIGWTYADPSWARIAALAPVVITSAEADDEIANKILVEAVEELATCVKSVVQRLHLCGQDKNGIFPVVLVGGILEANTKWDIARETINCIRQEYPGAYPIRPKFYF from the exons ATGACCAAGTACCAAAATGTTGAAAATAATCATGGAGGTATTGACAATGGAGTAATCTTAGGGGTAGACGGTGGAGCCACTTCAACAGTATGTGTTTGTCTCCCATTTTTGCCTTTTTCCGATTCAAATCTCCCTGACCCATTACCAATTCTTTCCCGTGCTGTTGCTGGCTGCTCTAATTTCAATAGTATTGGAG AAGATGCAGCAAGGGATACATTAGAGCATGTTATAGATGAAGCTCTTTCTCTGGCATATTTAAGTCGAGTAGCAGTTCGTGCTATTTGTTTGGCAGTATCAGGTGTTAACCATCCTAAAGATCAAGAGAAAGTTTTGAATTGGATGAG GAAAATATTCAGCAGCCCTGTGAAATTTTCAGTATACAATGATGCTGCAGCTGCACTTGCTAGTGGCACAATGGGAAAACTTCATGGTTGTGTTTTAATTTCTGGAACAGGAAGCATTTCTTATGGTATTACAGAAGATGGAAAGGAAGCTCGCGCTGGTGGTGGTGGACCAGTTCTTGGTGATTGGGGAAG TGGCTATGGAATTGCTGCTCGAGCTCTGACGGCAGTCCTGAGGGCACAGGATGGCCGTGGTCCAAACACAATGCTTTGCAATAGTATTTTGCATACCCTTGGGCTATCTTCTCCTGATGAACTTATTGG GTGGACATATGCAGATCCTTCATGGGCGCGTATTGCTGCACTTGCACCTGTGGTGATAACTTCTGCAGAAGCTGATGATGAGATCGCAAACAAAATTTTGGTGGAAGCAGTTGAAGAATTGGCTACATGTGTCAAATCTGTTGTCCAGAGACTTCATTTGTGTGGTCAAG ATAAAAATGGCATCTTTCCAGTTGTTTTGGTTGGTGGTATCTTAGAAGCTAATACGAAATGGGATATAGCAAGAGAAACAATTAATTGCATTAGACAAGAGTACCCGGGTGCTTATCCCATTAGACCAAAG ttttatttttaa
- the LOC130816137 gene encoding nucleolar GTP-binding protein 1-like has protein sequence MVQYNLKKITVVPNGKEMIDIVLSRTQRQTPTVVHKGYAISRLRQFYMRKVKYTQQNFHEKLSAIIDEFPRLDDIHPFYGDLLHVLYNKDHYKLALGQINTARNLISKISKDYVKLLKYGDSLYRCKCLKVAALGRMCTVVKRIGPSLSYLEQVRQHMARLPSIDPNTRTILICGYPNVGKSSFMNKVTRADVDVQPYAFTTKSLFVGHTDYKYLRYQVIDTPGILDRPFEDRNIIEMCSITALAHLRAAVLFFLDISGSCGYTIAQQAALFHSIKSLFMNKPLIIVCNKTDLQPFDSIPEEDKKLIMEMKAEALKTVVGQGGEATSDEGVLLTMSTLTEEGIIAVKNSACDRLLDQRVELKMKSKKINDCLNRFHVAMPKPRDQKERPACIPPGVLESKAKEALEKAEKEKKKTERDLEEENGGAGVYSASLKKHYILANDEWKEDIMPEILDGHNVYDFVDPDILHRLEELEREEGLRLADEAEENFEMDGDELTPEEKEALAEIRKKKSLLIHEHRLKKSTAGNNPIVPRKFDKDKKFTTERMGRQLSKLGLDPSAAIERARSKSRGRKRLRSSDMDGDEDAMDMDNEPSNKKQRALSRSRSRSKSRPPTEVVPGEGLKDSVQKGKAIKLAKKSSNRRNKSARRGEADRVIPNLKPKHLFSGKRSNGKTDRR, from the coding sequence ATGGTGCAGTATAACCTAAAGAAAATCACTGTTGTTCCCAATGGGAAAGAAATGATAGACATTGTTCTATCACGAACGCAACGACAAACCCCAACAGTTGTCCATAAAGGTTATGCGATATCTCGGCTTCGTCAGTTTTACATGAGAAAGGTGAAATACACTCAGCAGAATTTTCACGAAAAGCTGTCTGCTATCATCGACGAATTTCCTAGGCTGGATGATATTCATCCCTTTTATGGTGATCTTCTTCATGTCCTGTACAACAAGGATCACTACAAGCTTGCCCTTGGCCAAATTAATACAGCAAGAAATTTGATTTCGAAGATTTCTAAGGATTATGTTAAGTTGTTGAAGTATGGTGATTCACTTTACAGATGCAAGTGTCTTAAGGTTGCTGCTCTGGGTCGAATGTGTACTGTAGTAAAGAGAATCGGCCCTAGTTTGTCTTATCTTGAGCAGGTTAGGCAACACATGGCTAGGTTGCCTTCTATTGACCCAAATACAAGAACAATATTGATCTGTGGGTATCCCAATGTTGGGAAGAGCTCATTCATGAACAAGGTCACTAGGGCTGATGTAGATGTACAGCCATATGCGTTTACAACAAAGTCTCTTTTTGTTGGTCATACGGATTACAAGTATTTGAGATATCAAGTGATAGATACACCTGGAATTCTGGATCGGCCTTTTGAAGATCGGAATATCATTGAGATGTGTAGTATTACTGCTCTAGCACATTTGCGTGCTGCAGTTCTCTTCTTCTTGGATATTTCCGGATCATGTGGGTATACAATTGCCCAACAAGCTGCTCTTTTTCATAGTATAAAATCACTTTTCATGAATAAGCCATTGATCATAGTGTGCAACAAGACAGATTTGCAGCCATTTGATAGTATTCCTGAGGAAGACAAGAAGTTGATTATGGAAATGAAAGCTGAGGCTCTGAAAACAGTGGTAGGCCAGGGAGGGGAGGCAACTAGTGATGAGGGAGTACTATTAACAATGAGTACTTTGACAGAGGAAGGCATTATTGCGGTGAAGAATTCAGCCTGTGATAGGTTGTTGGATCAGAGGGTGGAATTGAAGATGAAGTCTAAGAAGATAAATGATTGCTTAAATCGCTTTCATGTAGCAATGCCAAAACCCCGGGACCAGAAGGAAAGGCCTGCTTGCATTCCTCCAGGAGTTTTGGAAAGCAAGGCTAAGGAAGCACTTGAGAAGGCggagaaagaaaagaagaaaactgAAAGGGATCTTGAGGAAGAGAATGGTGGAGCTGGTGTATACTCGGCTAGTTTGAAGAAGCATTACATCTTAGCAAATGATGAATGGAAGGAGGATATCATGCCAGAAATTCTTGATGGGCACAATGTTTATGACTTCGTTGACCCTGATATCTTGCATAGGCTTGAAGAGTTGGAGAGAGAAGAAGGGCTTCGTCTTGCCGATGAAGCTGAGGAAAATTTTGAGATGGATGGTGACGAATTGACACCCGAAGAGAAAGAAGCATTGGCAGAAATCAGGAAAAAGAAAAGCTTGCTCATTCATGAACACAGGTTGAAGAAGAGCACCGCAGGGAATAATCCCATTGTTCCTAGGAAGTTTGACAAGGATAAGAAGTTTACAACTGAGAGAATGGGGAGACAATTATCCAAATTGGGTCTAGATCCTTCTGCCGCTATAGAGAGGGCTCGGAGCAAGTCAAGGGGTCGGAAGAGGCTTAGATCATCTGATATGGATGGGGACGAGGATGCCATGGATATGGATAATGAGCCATCCAACAAGAAACAACGTGCTCTGTCTCGATCAAGGTCTAGGTCAAAATCACGGCCACCAACTGAAGTTGTCCCTGGAGAAGGACTAAAGGACTCTGTCCAAAAAGGCAAGGCTATTAAGCTTGCCAAGAAATCTTCTAACAGGAGGAATAAGAGTGCACGTCGGGGAGAAGCAGATAGAGTCATCCCTAATCTCAAACCCAAACACTTGTTTTCCGGAAAGCGTTCCAATGGCAAAACAGATAGGCGTTGA
- the LOC130815249 gene encoding uncharacterized protein LOC130815249, giving the protein MLKSSFPYITGSTTYLVENNLLSNGVLPYASIIAGILVCKVVYDLTQLFSALYFKSYGGLNRVQKIEWSNRGISTVHALFIAAMSLYFVFWSDLYADYQTNGSVTFRSSTLSTFTLGVSVGYFIADLAMIMWLYPSLGGIEYVIHHSLSGIAVAYAMFSGEGQLYTFMVLISEVTTPEINMRWFLDTVGLKKSHAYLINGIMIFFAWLVARILLFVYMFYHVYLHYDQVMQMHVFGFFLVFVVPSVLAAMNLMWFGKILKGLKKTLAKRQ; this is encoded by the exons ATGTTAAAATCCTCCTTCCCTTACATTACTGGCTCCACCACTTATCTGGTTGAGAATAATTTGTTATCTAATGGTGTTCTTCCTTATGCTTCAATAATCGCAGGCATATTGGTTTGCAAAGTG GTCTATGATCTTACCCAGTTGTTTAGTGCTCTATACTTCAAGAGTTATGGTGGCCTTAATAGAGTACAAAAGATTGAGTGGAGCAATCG TGGCATCTCGACAGTCCATGCTCTTTTCATTGCAGCTATGTCTTTATATTTCGTATTCTGGTCGGACTTGTATGCTGATTATCAAACAAATGGGTCTGTCACATTTCGTAGCTCAACACTTTCAACCTTTACCCTTGGA GTATCTGTTGGCTACTTTATTGCAGACCTGGCAATGATCATGTGGCTTTATCCTTCTTTGGGTGGAATAGAGTAT GTCATACATCATTCTCTCTCTGGCATTGCTGTTGCGTATGCTATGTTCTCTGGTGAAGGACAACTTTATACTTTCATGGTCCTCATTTCTGAAGTGACAACACCTGAGATTAATATGCGTTG GTTTCTTGATACAGTTGGATTGAAGAAATCTCATGCATATCTTATTAATggaattatgattttttttgcttGGTTG GTTGCAAGAATTCTGCTCTTTGTTTACATGTTCTACCATGTTTACTTGCACTATGATCAG GTTATGCAAATGCACGTATTTGGTTTCTTTTTGGTGTTCGTCGTGCCATCGGTGCTTGCTGCGATGAACTTGATGTGGTTCGGGAAGATTCTAAAAGGACTAAAAAAGACTTTGGCTAAGAGGCAATGA